From one Streptomyces chromofuscus genomic stretch:
- a CDS encoding DoxX family protein — protein MFTAYLVTTLLTAAATTSAAVANLIGHDYPQTQADRLSVPRSWIRPLGTVLAAASLGLLAGLAVPPLGVLAAAGLVLYFLGALWAHVRVRDLRLGPWSAYFALSLAALLLGVAHQGWNR, from the coding sequence ATGTTCACCGCCTACCTCGTGACCACCCTCCTCACCGCCGCGGCCACCACCTCCGCGGCCGTCGCCAACCTGATCGGGCACGACTACCCGCAGACCCAGGCGGACCGGCTGAGCGTCCCCCGTTCCTGGATCCGTCCGCTCGGCACCGTCCTGGCGGCGGCGTCGCTCGGCCTCCTGGCCGGCCTGGCCGTCCCCCCGCTGGGCGTCCTCGCCGCGGCCGGCCTGGTCCTGTACTTCCTGGGCGCCCTGTGGGCCCACGTCCGGGTCCGCGACCTGCGGCTGGGTCCCTGGTCGGCGTACTTCGCCCTGTCCCTGGCGGCCCTGCTGCTGGGCGTCGCCCACCAGGGGTGGAACCGGTGA
- a CDS encoding SigE family RNA polymerase sigma factor, with protein MTPPVCTTASDAAAPRTQTLTYPSFASYVRARQPVLLRTARSLTANPSDAEDLLQTALAKTYVAWERIEDHRALDGYVRRALLNTRTSQWRRRRVDEFACDELPEPEPLPGGDDPAERQALRDAMWRAIMRLPARQRAMVVLRYYEDLSETQTAEVLGVSVGTVKSAVSRALGKLREDPELGLVR; from the coding sequence ATGACCCCACCCGTCTGCACCACCGCCTCGGACGCGGCCGCACCTCGGACGCAGACCCTCACGTACCCGTCCTTCGCGTCGTACGTCCGGGCCCGCCAGCCCGTGCTGCTGCGCACCGCGCGGTCGCTCACGGCGAACCCGAGCGACGCGGAGGACCTGCTGCAGACCGCGCTGGCCAAGACGTACGTCGCCTGGGAGCGCATCGAGGACCACCGCGCGCTGGACGGCTACGTCCGCCGCGCGCTGCTGAACACCCGTACGTCGCAGTGGCGCAGGCGCCGGGTGGACGAGTTCGCCTGCGACGAACTGCCCGAGCCCGAGCCGCTGCCCGGCGGCGACGACCCGGCGGAGCGGCAGGCGCTGCGCGACGCGATGTGGCGGGCGATCATGAGGCTCCCGGCCCGGCAGCGGGCGATGGTCGTCCTCAGGTACTACGAGGACCTCAGCGAGACCCAGACGGCCGAGGTGCTCGGCGTCTCGGTCGGCACGGTGAAGTCGGCGGTGTCAAGGGCGCTGGGCAAGCTGCGCGAGGATCCCGAACTCGGCCTCGTCCGGTGA
- a CDS encoding SSI family serine proteinase inhibitor, which produces MLQVMSLTLPRLAVAAGASLAALTSLSAAPAAAAGPSLSAGHHRGDSDHLTVTVRDVNTGADGTFEVRCHPSGGRHPDADGACRALERESRWGQDVFAPVPGDTMCTMQYGGPGTARVTGTWAGRSVDAAFDRSNGCEIARWDRLVPLLPVARA; this is translated from the coding sequence ATGTTGCAGGTCATGAGTCTCACGCTGCCGCGTCTCGCCGTCGCCGCAGGCGCCTCCCTCGCCGCGCTCACCTCGTTGTCCGCCGCCCCCGCGGCCGCCGCCGGGCCCTCCCTCTCCGCCGGCCATCATCGCGGCGACAGTGATCACCTCACCGTCACGGTCCGCGATGTGAACACTGGTGCCGACGGGACTTTCGAGGTGCGATGCCACCCGAGTGGCGGGCGTCACCCCGACGCCGACGGCGCGTGCCGAGCGCTGGAGAGGGAGAGCCGGTGGGGACAGGACGTCTTCGCGCCCGTGCCCGGGGACACCATGTGCACGATGCAGTACGGCGGCCCCGGCACCGCCCGCGTCACCGGAACGTGGGCCGGACGCTCCGTCGATGCCGCGTTCGACCGCAGCAACGGCTGCGAGATCGCCCGCTGGGACCGGCTGGTGCCCCTGCTGCCCGTGGCCCGCGCGTAG
- a CDS encoding long-chain fatty acid--CoA ligase — protein MSPREDAVLSTMQDVPLLISRILAHGSAIHGSSQVTTWTGEGEAHRRSYAEIGARAARLAHALRDDLGVEADERVATLMWNNAEHVEAYFAIPSMGAVLHTLNLRLPPEQLAWIVNHAADRVVIANGSLLPLLAPLLPHLKTVEHVVVSGPGDRSLLADATAQVHEYEDLLAGKPTTYDWPELDERQAAAMCYTSGTTGDPKGVVYSHRSVYLHSMQVNMAQSMGLTDQDTSLVVVPQFHVNAWGLPHATFMTGVNMLMPDRFLQPAPLAEMIEREKPTHAAAVPTIWQGLLAELTARPRDVASLTQVTIGGSACPPSLMEAFDELGMRVCHAWGMTETSPLGTIARPPAHAVGTDEEFGYRLTQGRFPAGVEARLTGPGGERLPWDGESAGELEVRGPWIAGAYYNGPDAEPLRPADKFSEDGWLKTGDVGTISPDGFLTLTDRAKDVIKSGGEWISSVDLENALMSHPDVAEAAVVAVPDEKWGERPLATVVLKEGATADFETLRAFLAEEGRIARWQLPERWTVIASVPKTSVGKFDKKVLRRQYAEGALDVTRL, from the coding sequence ATGTCGCCCCGGGAGGACGCCGTGCTGAGCACCATGCAGGACGTACCGCTTCTGATCTCCAGGATCCTGGCCCACGGGTCCGCGATCCACGGATCGTCGCAGGTGACCACCTGGACCGGCGAGGGCGAGGCACACCGCCGCTCCTACGCCGAGATCGGGGCCCGCGCCGCCCGGTTGGCGCACGCGCTGCGCGACGACCTCGGGGTCGAGGCCGACGAGCGGGTCGCCACGCTGATGTGGAACAACGCCGAGCACGTCGAGGCGTACTTCGCGATCCCCTCCATGGGCGCGGTCCTGCACACCCTCAACCTCCGCCTGCCTCCCGAGCAGTTGGCCTGGATCGTCAACCACGCCGCCGACCGCGTGGTGATCGCCAACGGCTCGCTGCTGCCGCTGCTGGCCCCGCTGCTGCCGCACCTGAAGACGGTCGAGCACGTCGTCGTCTCCGGTCCGGGCGACCGCTCCCTCCTCGCCGACGCCACCGCCCAGGTGCACGAGTACGAGGACCTGCTCGCCGGCAAGCCGACCACGTACGACTGGCCGGAGCTGGACGAGCGTCAGGCCGCCGCCATGTGCTACACCTCCGGCACCACGGGCGACCCCAAGGGCGTGGTCTACAGCCACCGTTCGGTCTACCTGCACTCCATGCAGGTCAACATGGCCCAGTCGATGGGCCTGACCGACCAGGACACCTCTCTCGTGGTGGTCCCGCAGTTCCACGTCAACGCCTGGGGCCTGCCGCACGCGACCTTCATGACCGGCGTCAACATGCTGATGCCGGACCGCTTCCTGCAGCCCGCCCCGCTCGCCGAGATGATCGAGCGGGAGAAGCCGACGCACGCCGCCGCGGTGCCCACGATCTGGCAGGGCCTGCTGGCCGAGCTGACCGCGCGGCCCCGTGACGTCGCGTCCCTCACCCAGGTCACCATCGGCGGCTCGGCCTGTCCGCCCTCGCTCATGGAGGCGTTCGACGAGCTGGGCATGCGGGTCTGTCACGCCTGGGGCATGACCGAGACCTCCCCGCTCGGCACGATCGCCCGCCCGCCGGCCCACGCGGTCGGCACCGACGAGGAGTTCGGCTACCGCCTCACCCAGGGCCGCTTCCCGGCCGGAGTCGAGGCCCGGCTCACCGGTCCGGGTGGCGAGCGGCTCCCCTGGGACGGCGAGTCCGCCGGTGAGCTGGAGGTCCGCGGCCCCTGGATCGCGGGCGCCTACTACAACGGCCCCGACGCCGAACCCCTGCGTCCCGCCGACAAGTTCAGCGAGGACGGCTGGCTGAAGACAGGAGACGTCGGCACGATCTCGCCCGACGGCTTCCTCACTCTCACCGACCGCGCCAAGGACGTCATCAAGTCCGGCGGCGAGTGGATCTCCTCGGTGGACCTGGAGAACGCCCTGATGTCCCACCCGGACGTGGCGGAGGCCGCCGTGGTCGCCGTCCCGGACGAGAAGTGGGGTGAGCGCCCCCTGGCCACGGTGGTCCTGAAGGAGGGCGCCACCGCCGACTTCGAGACGCTGCGCGCCTTCCTCGCCGAGGAGGGCAGGATCGCCAGGTGGCAGCTGCCGGAGCGCTGGACCGTCATCGCGTCGGTCCCGAAGACGAGCGTCGGCAAGTTCGACAAGAAGGTGCTGCGCAGGCAGTACGCGGAGGGCGCGCTGGACGTCACCCGGCTCTGA
- a CDS encoding site-specific integrase has translation MVGGVAVAAGVGVDDGWAAVVRSPWVFEENTRLLANPLASPEDIEDLDGWTLHQLRHTALTHDAEGGTSTPMLLARSRHASVRSLERNARPGVDAVARHVAERDAAARRKR, from the coding sequence GTGGTCGGCGGCGTTGCGGTGGCCGCGGGCGTTGGGGTGGACGACGGCTGGGCGGCTGTAGTCAGATCGCCCTGGGTCTTCGAGGAAAACACCCGGCTGCTGGCCAACCCGCTCGCCTCGCCCGAGGACATCGAGGACCTGGATGGCTGGACCCTGCACCAGCTGCGGCACACCGCGCTCACGCACGACGCGGAGGGCGGCACCTCCACCCCGATGCTGCTGGCCCGGTCCCGCCATGCCTCCGTCCGCTCCCTGGAGCGGAACGCCCGCCCCGGCGTGGACGCCGTCGCCCGACACGTCGCCGAACGCGACGCCGCCGCCCGCAGGAAGCGCTGA
- a CDS encoding PPOX class F420-dependent oxidoreductase: protein MAPNIATNTRVSLDELLDFVRPRHHALLLTRRADGSPQASPLTCGVDDSGRIVVSTYPERAKTRNAKRDPRVSLVVLSDDWNGPWVQIDGTAEVIDAPDSVEPLVEYYRNIAGEHPDWAEYRQAMVKQGKSIIRVTPQRWGPVATGGFPARLVEGD from the coding sequence ATGGCACCCAACATCGCGACCAACACCCGCGTCTCGCTGGACGAACTCCTGGACTTCGTCCGTCCCCGCCATCACGCCCTGCTGCTCACCCGCCGCGCCGACGGCAGCCCCCAGGCCTCACCGCTGACCTGCGGGGTCGACGATTCGGGGCGGATCGTGGTGTCCACCTATCCGGAGCGCGCCAAGACCCGCAACGCCAAGCGGGACCCCCGGGTGAGTCTCGTCGTCCTGAGCGACGACTGGAACGGGCCGTGGGTGCAGATCGACGGCACCGCAGAGGTCATCGACGCCCCCGACTCGGTGGAGCCCCTGGTCGAGTACTACCGCAACATCGCCGGGGAGCACCCGGACTGGGCGGAGTACCGCCAGGCCATGGTGAAGCAGGGCAAGTCGATCATCCGGGTGACACCGCAGCGGTGGGGACCGGTGGCCACGGGAGGGTTCCCGGCGCGGCTGGTCGAGGGGGACTAG
- a CDS encoding DUF2797 domain-containing protein, with protein MADVWKCSGLRWSDGEPVLGWSGERRSPLGRGKRVAFGVVDGGVRRCVGARGHVCPVGAAVAGRSTGARCEECARLDRAHSVAADAVPDDPRAYRVYLAWFGPGLVKVGITAVERGRVRLLEQGAVCFSWLGAGPLMAARRAEEMVRAALRVPDRIPYAAKRAVRAGLPGTPAERAAEIEELHGRATAVAGWPESLAREPFRAVDHVRAFGLEGVPRAVGEVSELVAGGGVSGELVAAAGPDLHLDVGGRVVVLDTRLMTGWELVSSPGGPGGGCSFPVREFRESRKAGVPQDGLF; from the coding sequence ATGGCAGACGTGTGGAAGTGCTCGGGCCTGCGGTGGTCGGACGGCGAGCCCGTGCTCGGGTGGAGCGGAGAGCGCCGAAGTCCGCTGGGCCGGGGGAAGCGGGTGGCCTTCGGGGTCGTGGACGGGGGTGTCCGCCGGTGTGTGGGGGCTCGGGGGCACGTGTGCCCTGTGGGGGCCGCCGTGGCGGGACGCAGCACCGGGGCCCGGTGCGAGGAGTGCGCTCGGCTGGATCGGGCGCACTCCGTGGCCGCCGATGCCGTCCCGGACGATCCGCGGGCCTATCGCGTGTACCTGGCGTGGTTCGGGCCGGGCCTGGTGAAGGTCGGGATCACGGCCGTCGAGCGGGGGCGGGTCCGGCTGCTGGAGCAGGGGGCCGTCTGCTTCAGCTGGCTGGGCGCCGGGCCGCTGATGGCCGCTCGGCGGGCCGAGGAGATGGTGCGGGCCGCCCTGCGGGTGCCGGACCGCATCCCGTACGCCGCCAAGCGGGCCGTGCGCGCCGGGCTGCCCGGGACGCCGGCCGAGCGGGCGGCGGAGATCGAGGAGTTGCACGGCCGGGCCACCGCGGTCGCCGGGTGGCCGGAGTCGTTGGCGCGCGAGCCGTTCCGGGCCGTCGACCATGTGCGGGCGTTCGGGCTGGAGGGGGTTCCGCGCGCCGTCGGGGAGGTGAGCGAGCTGGTCGCCGGAGGCGGGGTGAGCGGGGAGCTGGTGGCGGCCGCCGGGCCCGATCTCCACCTCGACGTCGGCGGGCGCGTCGTGGTGCTGGACACGCGGCTCATGACCGGATGGGAGCTGGTCTCCTCGCCCGGGGGCCCGGGAGGCGGCTGCTCCTTCCCCGTGCGGGAGTTCCGGGAGTCGCGGAAGGCGGGGGTCCCGCAGGACGGGTTGTTCTGA
- a CDS encoding TNT domain-containing protein, with protein sequence MRVPRRIAGSAVLLLLLVGISPATAQAAAAETRNGVTCPTQHRDTATTKAPSPQLEAYYGNDWRLGPKVLPRTGPIGRMLQGYRPEGPTSGYWFLGCYWQTNPQNDPQVGGWWFPDHNGFVLRNGRPVKRSLTLRKGQLIDLFGRGDAGHFLAPKGTPFAKRAIPPSNLDEYNASDPPFNYHLYEVTEDFTVEAGPARPWFNQPGLGTQYYTSTIVGDLKSQGKLKEITGT encoded by the coding sequence ATGCGCGTACCGCGCAGAATCGCAGGGAGCGCCGTTCTGTTGCTCCTGCTGGTGGGCATCTCGCCCGCCACCGCCCAGGCCGCGGCGGCCGAGACCCGAAACGGCGTCACCTGCCCGACCCAGCATCGGGACACCGCGACGACCAAGGCGCCATCCCCGCAGCTGGAGGCCTACTACGGCAATGACTGGCGTCTCGGCCCCAAGGTGCTCCCCCGCACCGGCCCCATCGGGAGGATGCTGCAGGGCTACCGCCCGGAGGGCCCCACCTCGGGGTACTGGTTCCTCGGGTGCTACTGGCAGACGAATCCGCAGAACGACCCGCAGGTCGGTGGCTGGTGGTTCCCGGACCACAACGGGTTCGTGCTCCGCAACGGCCGACCCGTGAAACGCTCGCTGACCCTCCGGAAGGGGCAGTTGATCGACCTCTTCGGCAGGGGGGACGCGGGCCACTTCCTCGCACCTAAGGGCACGCCGTTTGCCAAGCGCGCGATCCCTCCGAGCAACCTCGACGAGTACAACGCCTCCGACCCTCCGTTCAACTACCACCTCTACGAGGTCACCGAGGACTTCACGGTCGAGGCCGGCCCGGCCAGACCCTGGTTCAACCAGCCCGGGCTCGGCACCCAGTACTACACGAGCACCATCGTCGGGGACCTGAAGAGCCAGGGGAAGCTGAAGGAGATCACCGGCACGTGA
- a CDS encoding response regulator transcription factor produces MTTTSPQGGTELLRPDGSPVRVLVVDDELSITELLSMALRHEGWQTRSADDGQGAIRTAREFRPDAVVLDMMLPDMHGLTVLGRLRRELPDVPVLFLTTKDAVEDRIVGLTAGGDDYVTKPFSLEEVVARLRGLIRRSGAGDRRSDSVLVVGDLTLDEDSHEVTRAGQSIHLTATEFELLRFLMRNPRRVLSKAQILDRVWSYDFGGQANVVELYISYLRRKIDAGREPMIHTRRGAGYLIKPAA; encoded by the coding sequence ATGACCACGACTTCGCCCCAGGGGGGCACCGAACTGCTGAGGCCGGACGGGAGCCCCGTCCGGGTGCTCGTGGTGGACGACGAGCTGTCGATCACCGAGCTGCTGTCCATGGCCCTGCGCCACGAGGGCTGGCAGACACGCAGCGCCGACGACGGCCAGGGCGCGATCCGGACGGCGCGGGAGTTCCGGCCCGACGCGGTCGTCCTCGACATGATGCTGCCCGACATGCACGGGCTGACCGTGCTCGGCCGGCTGCGGCGGGAGCTGCCGGACGTGCCGGTGCTGTTCCTGACCACCAAGGACGCCGTCGAGGACCGCATCGTCGGGCTCACCGCCGGCGGGGACGACTACGTCACCAAGCCGTTCTCGCTGGAAGAGGTCGTCGCGCGGCTGCGCGGGCTCATCCGGCGCTCCGGTGCCGGCGACCGGCGCTCCGACTCCGTGCTCGTCGTCGGCGACCTCACCCTGGACGAGGACAGCCACGAGGTGACCCGGGCGGGGCAGAGCATCCACCTCACCGCCACCGAGTTCGAGCTGCTCCGCTTCCTCATGCGCAATCCCCGGCGCGTGCTGAGCAAGGCGCAGATCCTGGACCGCGTGTGGTCGTACGACTTCGGCGGGCAGGCCAATGTCGTCGAGCTGTACATCTCCTACCTGCGGCGGAAGATCGACGCCGGGCGGGAGCCCATGATCCACACCCGGCGCGGGGCCGGTTACCTGATCAAGCCCGCCGCCTGA
- a CDS encoding hybrid sensor histidine kinase/response regulator has protein sequence MSSRPSRGAARLAAILDALPDALVLVNANGTVVNANTIALEAFEAPGTALVGRGLLDLLPQFDSKLIPGSMRRPDHIDPRGRTKPTRMIARRTDGSEFPVEVTSANLENGQQAYGSYGYASDELLMLVVRDLSGTVDTEAELARSQRQTEMILRAASEGVVGTDTDGRIVLVNPAAAQILGYRAGELGGKELHTLVLHSRADGSPFPYEESALADTLRSGRKHRVRGQVLWSKNGDKVSVDLTTAPVRDGDQLVGAVMTFTDRRPYDALADEKAAVEKQHADELERLSEEHASDLTALRQQHVTELEELLERHAEEVASNEERYAALAEREKDRYEALAGRHEQLLTLLGRSLRGPLDELRRELAALAADDAGQLWPEANQVLHHLSAGYSRITQLIDNVLAYQRIDAGTEAITRTKVMLDAVVAAGVDGAVELVGPGRVQFAVHAPPIEAEVDPQRLATALAHLVADVAGVDATGNAPVSAGGYMDNTVVVAAAQRGEVVRIEVRGPYAGGDPVHEPIVRGIVRAHGGVLQTHEVPGMSGSAYVLEVPLGGGAGAVTPPPAPQATPEAAPETAEETSGGGRRRARRASTDAFLESGLPEGRAAELEAAAPTGRRRRRAAPTGAEAPAPAPADAGEPSGGTGRRRGRPAEGAELALADGAAADGVSEGAVVTAAEHAAGTAAAANGLGAAVPPQGVPASGGGRRARRATGEQHALPAALPAAASGTPAGTVPAPGPEASASVVPAGAGAEAQQQSTGRRRRALAAAQERAAAQEAGPRTVFALPPADADRGADRAAAPAPAQPQGPGPVAVQVPGQAVPQPVPVQAPVPVPGQGAPGGRADDHGRHDAVPHDQSDDHTPPQPHPASAPTGRRRRVAAPQAEGNGVPAQAIPSQVSPVQAAGQPQVQPAVQSQSVPAAPGAPVAPAPQAAPARMGPRPGVPAQQPSGQVGVPAQSAAQPMPGRPVPAQPGQAQPTPGPPVPPQPQPAQAAVPPQAPAPGMPLPAEAAPASATPPPQQWPASAGADETPGAGTPVPPPGAGVPPNAAGAAPVPPAPAPEQAPPAPQPTAPAAPLPPEAAAGPTTTTQARLAQPLPAEAAGAAAPVDPNSTQGRAISVRTLGQGVPFTRQAAQVQQPSAGATPPPHQSTGGGRRRKLGTPPEPAAARPHPQGEQPVAAQPKQPSLAGQSRLAGPASEGAGRSYAIGAPDENAAEGPEPLDGPGGAVEVADPPRPQPMDDELPPEPLDNPRRLLVWPAPDVSTQQALSDRGYRPVIVHSREEVDAQIAAFPAALFVDPLTGPITRTALQSLRQAAVAAEVPVMVTAGLGQATREAAYGADPAVLLKALAPRDSEQHPPRVLLIEEHAEIALALTATLERRGMQVARAASDTDAVTLAGQFRPNLVVMDLMQVHRRRAGIVDWLRANGQLNRTPLVVYTAAVDQADLPRLASGETVLFLAERSTSAEVQDRIVDLLSRIGTN, from the coding sequence GTGAGCAGCAGGCCATCCCGAGGCGCTGCTCGCCTCGCAGCCATACTGGACGCGCTGCCCGACGCGTTGGTGCTGGTCAACGCCAACGGGACCGTCGTCAACGCGAACACCATCGCCCTCGAGGCCTTCGAGGCGCCCGGGACCGCGCTCGTCGGGCGCGGCCTGCTGGACCTGCTGCCGCAGTTCGACTCCAAGCTCATCCCGGGGTCCATGCGCCGGCCCGACCACATCGACCCTCGCGGCCGGACCAAGCCGACCCGGATGATCGCCCGGCGCACGGACGGCAGCGAGTTCCCCGTCGAGGTCACCAGCGCCAACCTGGAGAACGGCCAGCAGGCCTACGGCAGTTACGGCTACGCCAGCGACGAGCTGCTGATGCTCGTCGTGCGGGACCTCTCGGGCACCGTCGACACCGAGGCCGAGCTCGCCCGCTCGCAGCGGCAGACCGAGATGATCCTGCGCGCCGCGTCCGAGGGCGTCGTCGGCACCGACACCGACGGCCGCATCGTGCTCGTCAACCCGGCCGCCGCCCAGATCCTGGGCTACCGCGCCGGCGAACTCGGCGGCAAGGAACTGCACACCCTCGTCCTGCACTCCCGCGCCGACGGCTCCCCCTTCCCGTACGAGGAGTCGGCGCTCGCCGACACCCTGCGCTCCGGTCGCAAGCACCGGGTACGCGGGCAGGTGCTGTGGTCCAAGAACGGGGACAAGGTCTCCGTCGACCTCACGACCGCGCCCGTGCGGGACGGCGACCAGCTCGTCGGCGCCGTGATGACCTTCACCGACCGGCGGCCGTACGACGCACTCGCCGACGAGAAGGCCGCCGTCGAGAAGCAGCACGCCGACGAGCTGGAGCGGCTCTCCGAGGAACACGCCTCCGACCTGACCGCCCTGCGCCAGCAGCACGTCACGGAGCTGGAGGAACTGCTCGAGCGGCACGCCGAGGAAGTGGCGTCCAACGAGGAGCGCTACGCCGCGCTCGCCGAGCGGGAGAAGGACCGGTACGAGGCCCTGGCCGGGCGTCACGAGCAGCTGCTGACACTGCTCGGCCGTTCGCTGCGCGGGCCGCTCGACGAACTGCGCCGCGAGCTCGCGGCCCTCGCCGCGGACGACGCCGGGCAGCTGTGGCCCGAGGCCAACCAGGTGCTGCACCACCTGTCCGCCGGGTACTCGCGGATCACCCAGCTCATCGACAACGTCCTCGCCTACCAGCGCATCGACGCGGGCACCGAGGCGATCACGCGGACCAAGGTGATGCTCGACGCGGTCGTCGCGGCCGGTGTCGACGGGGCCGTCGAGCTCGTCGGGCCGGGGCGCGTGCAGTTCGCCGTCCACGCGCCGCCGATCGAGGCCGAGGTCGACCCGCAGCGGCTCGCCACCGCGCTGGCGCATCTCGTCGCGGACGTCGCGGGCGTCGACGCGACCGGCAACGCGCCCGTCTCAGCGGGCGGTTACATGGACAACACCGTCGTCGTCGCGGCGGCGCAGCGCGGCGAGGTCGTACGGATCGAGGTGCGCGGGCCGTACGCCGGGGGAGACCCGGTGCACGAGCCGATCGTGCGCGGGATCGTGCGCGCGCACGGTGGCGTGCTCCAGACGCACGAGGTGCCGGGCATGAGCGGCAGCGCCTATGTGCTCGAGGTGCCGCTCGGCGGTGGGGCGGGAGCCGTCACCCCTCCGCCCGCGCCGCAGGCCACGCCGGAAGCCGCGCCCGAGACCGCCGAGGAGACCTCCGGCGGAGGACGTCGGCGCGCGCGCCGGGCCTCCACGGACGCCTTCCTGGAGAGCGGGTTGCCGGAGGGCAGGGCCGCCGAGCTGGAGGCCGCCGCCCCCACCGGGCGGCGGCGGCGCCGGGCCGCGCCCACGGGCGCGGAAGCGCCCGCGCCCGCGCCGGCCGACGCGGGTGAGCCGAGCGGCGGTACCGGGCGCCGACGGGGACGGCCTGCGGAGGGCGCCGAGCTCGCCCTGGCGGACGGCGCGGCGGCGGACGGAGTCTCCGAGGGCGCCGTCGTCACGGCCGCCGAGCACGCCGCGGGCACCGCGGCGGCCGCGAACGGACTGGGCGCGGCGGTGCCGCCGCAGGGCGTACCCGCGTCCGGCGGCGGACGGCGGGCCCGGCGGGCGACCGGAGAACAGCACGCCCTGCCGGCGGCGTTGCCCGCCGCCGCGTCGGGAACTCCGGCAGGTACGGTGCCCGCGCCCGGGCCGGAGGCGTCCGCGTCGGTCGTTCCGGCGGGGGCCGGTGCCGAGGCGCAGCAGCAGTCGACCGGCCGGCGGCGGCGCGCGCTCGCCGCTGCGCAGGAGCGGGCGGCCGCGCAGGAGGCGGGGCCGCGCACGGTGTTCGCGCTGCCGCCCGCCGATGCGGACCGGGGAGCGGACCGGGCGGCGGCCCCCGCGCCCGCCCAGCCGCAGGGTCCGGGGCCGGTGGCCGTCCAGGTGCCGGGACAGGCCGTCCCGCAGCCCGTTCCGGTCCAGGCGCCGGTGCCGGTGCCGGGCCAGGGCGCCCCCGGTGGGCGCGCCGACGACCACGGCCGGCATGACGCCGTACCGCACGACCAGTCCGACGACCACACCCCGCCCCAGCCGCACCCGGCGAGCGCGCCCACGGGACGCCGTCGTCGGGTGGCCGCCCCGCAGGCGGAGGGCAACGGGGTGCCCGCGCAGGCGATCCCGTCCCAGGTGTCTCCGGTGCAGGCGGCCGGCCAGCCGCAGGTTCAGCCCGCGGTCCAGTCCCAGTCGGTGCCGGCTGCCCCCGGTGCGCCGGTGGCTCCGGCGCCCCAGGCTGCTCCGGCCCGGATGGGTCCCCGGCCCGGCGTTCCCGCGCAGCAGCCGTCCGGGCAGGTCGGCGTCCCCGCGCAGAGTGCGGCCCAGCCGATGCCGGGCCGACCCGTGCCCGCTCAGCCGGGCCAGGCGCAGCCGACCCCCGGCCCGCCGGTTCCGCCTCAGCCACAGCCGGCTCAGGCCGCCGTACCCCCGCAGGCCCCGGCGCCCGGCATGCCCCTGCCCGCCGAGGCGGCTCCGGCGAGCGCCACGCCGCCTCCGCAGCAGTGGCCCGCCAGCGCCGGTGCCGACGAGACGCCCGGTGCGGGCACCCCGGTACCCCCGCCAGGTGCCGGCGTGCCGCCGAACGCCGCCGGGGCGGCCCCCGTGCCTCCGGCTCCGGCGCCCGAGCAGGCGCCCCCGGCACCGCAGCCCACGGCACCCGCTGCCCCGCTGCCTCCCGAGGCGGCGGCCGGTCCGACGACCACCACCCAGGCACGGCTTGCGCAGCCGCTGCCCGCCGAGGCCGCGGGTGCCGCCGCGCCCGTGGACCCGAACTCCACGCAGGGCCGGGCGATCAGTGTGCGGACGCTGGGTCAGGGCGTGCCGTTCACGCGGCAGGCGGCGCAGGTGCAGCAGCCGTCCGCCGGGGCGACGCCGCCACCGCACCAGTCGACGGGCGGTGGCCGGCGCCGCAAGCTGGGCACACCGCCGGAACCGGCCGCCGCGCGCCCGCATCCGCAGGGCGAGCAGCCGGTCGCCGCCCAGCCGAAGCAGCCCTCCCTGGCGGGGCAGTCGCGGCTCGCCGGACCGGCGAGTGAGGGGGCCGGACGGTCGTACGCCATAGGCGCGCCGGACGAGAACGCCGCCGAGGGCCCCGAGCCGCTGGACGGTCCCGGTGGGGCCGTGGAGGTCGCGGACCCGCCGCGCCCGCAGCCGATGGACGACGAACTGCCCCCGGAGCCGCTCGACAACCCGCGCCGGCTGCTGGTGTGGCCCGCGCCGGACGTGTCGACGCAGCAGGCGCTCAGCGACCGCGGCTACCGGCCGGTGATCGTGCACTCGCGCGAGGAGGTGGACGCGCAGATCGCCGCGTTCCCGGCGGCGCTGTTCGTGGACCCGCTGACCGGGCCGATCACGCGGACCGCGCTGCAGTCGCTGCGGCAGGCGGCCGTGGCGGCGGAGGTGCCGGTCATGGTGACGGCCGGGCTCGGGCAGGCGACGCGCGAGGCGGCGTACGGCGCCGATCCCGCCGTCCTGCTGAAGGCGCTCGCGCCCCGGGACAGTGAGCAGCACCCGCCGCGCGTGCTGCTCATCGAGGAGCACGCGGAGATCGCGCTGGCGCTGACCGCGACGCTGGAGCGGCGCGGCATGCAGGTGGCGCGGGCGGCGAGCGACACGGACGCGGTGACGCTGGCGGGGCAGTTCCGGCCGAACCTGGTGGTGATGGACCTGATGCAGGTGCATCGGCGCCGGGCCGGGATCGTCGACTGGCTGCGCGCGAACGGGCAGCTCAACCGGACCCCGCTCGTCGTCTACACGGCCGCCGTCGACCAGGCCGACCTGCCGCGGCTCGCCTCCGGCGAGACGGTGCTGTTCCTCGCGGAGCGGTCCACGAGTGCGGAGGTGCAGGACAGGATCGTGGACCTGCTGTCCCGGATCGGCACGAACTGA